Below is a genomic region from Clostridia bacterium.
CAACGCCGCAGCTGTAAGTTCCACTGAACGTTCATCAAACGCACCACTTTGATAAATGATGCGAACGATGGGCTCAGCAAAAACAATAAACAAGAACATAATTGGCAAAATAAACAATGTGGTTGCCTTTAATGAATTGCCGATAACCTGTCCTGCCTGTTCTTTTTCACCGGACACAAACAGTCTGGAAAGTTCGGGCAAAATCATGTTGGTAATCGCAACGGTAAAAACGCTTGCAATAATCAGATACAGTTTATTGGCATAGTTGATAACCGATGCGCCACCCTCCAGGTAGGATGCCAGATGTGTATTAAAAAGCACATTTAAAGGCTGCACCCAAGAGCTTAAAAGAATAGGAATTGCAAGTTTATAAACCTTAATCATTCCCGGGTCTTTAAAATTAAGTCTAAAACCAAATTTAAACTTAAATCGAATTAAATACGGAATCAGCAAAACCAACTGCATAAGCCAACCAATCAGCATGGAAACCGCAAGACCTGTTATTCCGTATTTGTCTTTAAACAGCAATAAATATAAAATTGAAATACCGTTTGATACAATACTCATGGCTGCCGGTGCATTAAACTGCCCCAAAGACTGCAACACCCCTGCATACGTATAAGCGACTGCTGTAAAAATCATAGACGGAAACATAATTTTTAAAAGCTTTGATGCAAGTAAAGATGTTTCAGCATCAAATCCGCTCGCCATAACGCCAATCAATGTTCCGGAAAAGATTACGCCTAAAACAGATATCACCACAGATATAACTGTGATGACACCTACAAAATTATTTGCAAAGCCGTTTGCGTGCTCAAATCCGTCTTTTTCATAAAATTCATTGAACACAGGCACAAATGCAGAGACAATTGCTGCACCCAAAATCAAATCAAAGAAATTCAGAGGAATCTGCGTGGCAGTCATGAACGCATTTGCTAAATTTTCCGTTCCGTAACTGCCCGCAATCATCATTTCGCGAACTTGTCCTAAAAGCTTTGAAAAAAATATGATAAAAAATATGTTGCCGACTGTGCGTACCGAGTTCTTCATAAATTATTCCTGAGAATACGAAAGATATTCTTTGATAATCTCTTCTAAAAGCTCGTCCCGCTCTAACCTTGTAATAATACCTCTGGCATTATTGTAGCTTGTAATATAAGAGGGGTCGCCAGAAAGAATATACCCTACAATCTGACTAATCGGATTATAGCCTTTTTCCTTCAAAGACTGGTATACGTTGTCCATAATCTCTCTTGCCTGCTTTTTAGAATCCATACCAAGCGTAAATTTTACGGTTTCGAACTTGTTATCCATACGAACCATCCTCTCTTTAAAAATCTTATAATCGCAATTCTGCTCCGTGCTCTGCATTGAGCTTATCTACGATTTTGTTAAATGCTTTATTTACATCCTCATCAACCAGTGTACGGTCGGATGCACGGAATGTAATGGAGAAAGCAACACTCTTCATATCATCAGGAATCTGTTTACCCTTATAAATATCAAAAAGCTGTACATCCTCCAGAATTTTTCCGCCATACTTTTTAATGGTTTCCTGCATATGGCCAACAGGAATATCGTCTCGGCAAAGAACAGCCAGGTCACGGGTAACTGCCGGGAATTTCGGCAGTTTCTTATAGGTTACGTTGTTATTCTGATTTGCAACAAGTGCATCAAAGTCCAGGATTGCAACATATGCCTTGGTTTCAATTTCATAGTTATCTGCAACAGTCGGATGAATTTCGCCCAGTATACCGATTTCATTACCGTTTGCATAAATGAAAGCACATCTTCCGGGATGGAAGGACGGATTATCGGTACAAGGTTCATAGGATACTTTTTCAATGAACAGAGCATCCAAGAGTGCATCCACATCCCCTTTTACAGAATAGAAATCACAATCACCATATGCGCCAAGCACAACCTTTTTCGGTTCACGCGGTAACTTTTCACCACTCTTTAAGAACACTTTACCAACCTCAAACAAACGAACAACGGCGTTACGCTTGCTGTAGTTCAAACCTAAAGATGTAAGCATGGAAGGCAAAATAGTTGTACGCATAATACTGGTATCTTCGCCTAAAGGATTGCTGATTTTCACAGCATCTCTCAGCACATCACCTTCAGGCAGACAGATTTTGTCATATTCGGAGGGTGACATAAAGGTATAGGTCAGTGCTTCATAGTAACCGCTTTCGGAGAGCACCTTCTTGATTTTTGCATCTGTTTTTTCGCTTTTGGTTTTCGCAAAAGGAATTACTGTACCGCACATTACGGTTGCAGGTAATTTATCATAGCCGTAAAATCTGCCGATTTCTTCTGCTACGTCAGCCATTCTCTTGATTTCGTCACGGAAAGACGGAACAAGTAAAGTATCCCCATCAAACTCAAATTCTAATTTTTCCAAAATATCAATCATGTATTCTTTTGAAACATCAAGTCCCAAGAATGCATTCATTTTTTCGGGTTCAAAGGGTAATCTTCTCTTTTCGCCGGATGTGAAGTTTACATCAATCATACCTTCGACAACATCACCTGCGCCAAGCGCTTTCACAAGCTCACAAGCGCGCTGTACAGACAAGGGCGCCATTTCAGGGTCTAACCCCTTATCAAAACGGGAAGAAGACTCGGTACGAAGTCCAAGTGTCTTTGAGGTTTTACGGATAGAGCTGTAATTAAAGTTTGCACCTTCAAACAAAATGTCCACGGTATCTTCTTTAATTTCAGAATTTTCACCGCCCATAACACCTGCCACCGCAACAGCCTTTTTGCCGTCGCAAATGGTAAGCATTTCGCTTGTAAGAATGCGTTCCTGCCCGTCAAGTGTCATAAACTTGTCCCCGTCTTTTGCGCGTTTAACAACAATTTTGTTATCTTCCAAGAAACGCATATCAAACGCATGCATCGGCTGACCGTATTCAAGCATTACATAGTTTGTGATATCTACAATGTTGTTGATAGGTCTTACACCACATGCACGCAGACGGTTTCTAAGCCATGCAGGAGACGGTTTAATTTTTACATTTTTAACAATTTTTGCGCAATATCTGGGGCAAAGTTCAGGTTCGTCCACCACAACTTCAAACATTTTTCCGGTTTCCCCCGCATCTTTTTCCATAGGTACTACCGGCTTTTTAAACGGTTTTCTTAATGTAACCGCAGTTTCTCTGCCTAAACCGATGGCATTCATGCAGTCAGGACGGTTAGAGGTGATTTCAAATTCTAAAATATCGTCATTCAAGCCCAAAACATCACATATATCCACACCAATGGGTGTACCCTCTTCCAGAATCAAAATGCCGTCTTCAATTGCATTGGGATAATCATGTACGGTAATATTGAGTTCCGCAACAGAACAAAACATACCAAAAGAATCTACACCTCTTAATTTAGTGGTTTTGATTTTAATGCCGCCGGGAAGCTTTGCACCGTCTAAAGCAACCGGCACAATAGCGCCTTCAAATACATTGGTTGCCGCGGTTACAATCTGAACGGTCTCGGAACCGATATCCACCTGGCAAACAACCATTTTATCCGCATTTTCATGCTTTTCAACCTTCACGATACGGCCTGTTTTTACATTCAGAACATCCTCACCGTGATTTTCAATTCCCTCAACCATAGAGCCGGACATGGTCATTGCATCTGCCAGCTCTTTTGCAGAGATATCAATATCTACATAGTCTTTCAACCAACTGATTGGTAATTTCATTTGTTACGCCTCCTAAAACTGTTTCAAGAATTTGACATCATTTTCGTAGAATAAACGGATATCGTCGATATCGTATTTGCGCATTGCAACGCGCTCTAAGCCGATACCGAATGCAAAACCGCTGTATTCATCCGGGTCAATGCCACAAACTTCCAAAACCTTAGGATGCACCATACCTGCACCCAAAATTTCAATCCATCCTTCGCCTTTGCAGACTCTGCAACCCTTTCCGCCGCATACAAAGCAGGATACGTCAACCTCTGCGCTTGGTTCAGTAAACGGGAAATGGTGCGGACGGAAACGGGTTTTGGTTTCAGGACCGTACAAAAGACGGCAAAATTCTTCCAAAGTACCTTTAAGATCCGCCATGGTAATCCCCTTGTCCACCACAAGGCCTTCCATCTGGTGGAAAACCGGTGAATGGGTCGCATCCGCCGTATCGGAACGGTAAACCATGCCGGGCGCAACAATACGAATCGGCGGTTTTTTATTTTCCATAACACGGATTTGTACCGGTGAAGTCTGGGTACGAAGCACCACATCTTCATCAATGTAGAAAGTATCCTGCGTGTCACGTGCAGGATGGCCTTTCGGGATGTTTAATGCTTCAAAGTTATAATGGTCAAGCTCCACATCAGGACCTTCTGCAACAGAAAATCCCATAGACATAAATATTTCGCTTAATTCTTCTTTTATTTGTGCCAAAGGATGTCTGCCGCCTCTTAACGCTTTTTTACCGGGAATGGTTACGTCAAGTGCTTCTTCCTTTAACTGTTTTGCAAGCTCTAAAGCTGCAACATTTTTATTTTTTTCTTCCAGAAGTCCTTCGATTTCATTCCGAACCACATTTGCCAGCTGACCCATAACAGGTCTTTCTTCCGCTGACAAACCACCCATCATTCTGAGCACCTGGGTTAATTCACCTTTTTTGCCCAAATATTTTAATCGGATTTCTTCAAGTTGTTCTTTTGATTCGGCAACATTTAATTCCTGAACAGCCGAATTTTTAATTTGTTCTAAACGGTCTCTCACCAAAGTCCGCCTCCTTCTGTATAATCTATTAAAGTATATCACAAAAGTGGCGCTTTTTCAAGATTTTTTTATTATTTTTACGGATTTCTTTTTCTTTTTTTCTTACGTTTTATGTTAATTCCCAAAATTCCGCCGATTGCACCCGAAAGAACACACAAAAAAACAGATAAAAACGTTGATAAAAGGCTTGAATCATACATTTTACTCAAAATGCTGATTGCAAGAAGTAAAAGCGCATACAACAATCCTGTAACAGCACCAAACATATATCCATTATTTTTGCGCATCAGCCCGCTGCAAATGCCACCCGAAAAAGCCGAGAGCAAAAGTATAATCTTCGCTGTAACAGGAATATATTTTTGAGAAATGCCGAAAAACTGAAACACAGCAGCACCGATAAGCAAAAAAACAATTGCAAATAAGGCACTGCAAACCACACTTTTAACAAGGTGTGATGTTTTAAAATTTTCCTGTTCTCCTTTTCCGTTTTTCAGTATTTTAACCGACGGCATAAAAAAACACCTCCAAATATAGTTGTTACACTATATTCAAAGGTGCTTGTCCGTTATGCGCAAATCTTATTCAGCATCATCCTGTGCATCTTCTTCATCTGCATCCGAAGCTTTAACCACAGTTCTTACAGCGCTCTTTTCGATTTTCACTTTGTTATCGCCGCCAAGGTTGATTACTACAACATCATCCTTAACAGATACGATTCTGCCGTAAAAACCACCGATTGTAACAATGCGGTCGCCTTTTTTTAATGCTTCCATCATGTTTTTCGCTTCTTTTTCACGTTTCTTCTGAGGTCTGATCAAAAGAAAATAGAAAACAGCGATGATAACCACAAAGTACAAAATCATACCGCCGCTACCGCCGAGCAAACCATTTATCGTTGCCATACCATTACCTCCTGTTCAGTTTAAATTTTAATAAAGTTATTATACCCCATTTTCCAAAATAATGCAAGTGTTTTTTTAAAGAGTGTTTTCAATCTAAAATCCACATTTTTAAAACAGCCAGACTTTCACGCAAAAAGCAGGGTGCAAGATTATACCACTTCAACCCCGCATGGACATGTGTGGGGTTTAAAAAACCGTTTTTCTGTGCATACGAAACACCTCTGTAAATGTGGAAATGGTTGGTTATTATCGCCACCTTGTACTGTGTGCCTAAATGTTTGTCCAGTAATTTTTTTGAATACAGCATATTCTCATTTGTAGAGGTTGCTTTTTCTTCTTTCAAAATTTTATTCGCAGGCACGCCACATTCCAAAAGATATTTTTCCATGGCATACGCTTCGGTTACGGCTTCACCTGTACCTTGTCCACCTGTTACAACCAACAGTGCATCGGGATTATTTTCTAAATATAAAACCGCTGTATCAAGGCGTTGCTTTAAAGCGGAGGAAACTTTTTCACCATGAATACCTGCCCCCAAAATAATAGCAGCATCTTCTTTGTAATCCACAGTATCGGTTAAACCGTAAAAGGTGATGCCTGCAACCAAAAGTGCTTCTGCAACCAAGCCCGTTACAATCATCCATTTTAAATATTTTAAAATACCGCTTTGGGTTTTAGTCCTTATTTTTCTGTAAAAAATGCCCCACAATAATAAAAACAACCCAAAAGAATTGTTAACAGAACACCCAAATCACTACCGATACATATTGCGTACACCGCTCCGTTTAAAAACAACACTCCACCGACAATGCTTAAAATCAAAGGCATTTCTATCCACCTCCGCACTTTTTGTTCAACTTTATTTTATCATAGTATATATTTCATTGCAAGATATAATTATATATTGACTTTTTTACAAAAAAAAGCTATAATAAGGAATATAAATTATGAAAGCAGGTGTAAAAATTATGAAATTTGAATCCAAATGTTTGCACTCCGGTTACACCCCCGGAAATGGTGAACCGCAGGCAACGCCTATATATCAGAGCACCACATTCCGTTATCAGTCAACCGAACATGTGGCAAAGCTTTTTGATTTAACTGAAAACGGCTTTTTCTATTCCAGACTTGCCAACCCTACCGTTGACATGGTTGAAAAGAAAATTGCGGACTTAGAAGGCGGTGTGGGCGCAATGTGCACCTCCTCAGGTCAATCTGCATCCTTTATGTCTTTAGTTAACATTTTAGGTGCAGGCGATCATTTTATCGCTTCTGCTGCGATTTACGGTGGCACATTCAATTTATTTAATGTAACCATGCGCAAGCTTGGCATTGATGTGACCTTTGTAGACAATTATGCTTCCGAGGAAGACATTCAAAAAGAAATTCGCCCCAACACAAAGGCAATTTTCGGTGAAACCATCACCAATCCTTCCATTGAAATTTTTGATATTGAAAAGTTCGCAAACATCGCACACAAAAACAATATCCCTTTGATTGTAGACAACACTTTTGCAACGCCTTACCTTTGCAGACCGATTGAATTTGGTGCTGACATTGTTATTCACTCCACCACAAAGTATATGGACGGTCATGCAATCCAGATGGGCGGTGTTATCGTAGACAGCGGTAATTTTGACTGGGCAGCATCCGGTAAATTCCCGGAATTTACTGTACCGGACGATTCTTATCACGGTGTTATTTACACAGAAACCTTCGGTAATATGGCATACATCGTAAAGGCGCGTGTACAGCTGATGCGTGACTTTGGCTGTAATCAGACACCTATGGGTGCATTTTATGTAAGCCAGGGCTTAGAGACGCTTCCCATCCGTATGGAGCGTCATTCTAAGAATGCTGAAAAGGTTGCCGCATTCTTAGAAGCAAGAGATGATGTGGAATTTGTTACTTATCCTTCCCTTGACAGCTACAAGCATAAAGAACTTGCAAAAAAATATCTGCCTAACGGCTACAGCGGTGTTATCGCATTCAGCTTAAAGGGTGGCAGAAAAGCGGGCGAAGTATTTATTGACAGCTTAAAGCTGGCATCACTTGTGGTACATGTTGCAGACATCCGTACTTGCGTACTGCATCCTGCAAGTTCCACCCACAGACAGCTTTCAGAAGAACAGCTGTTAGAAGGCGGCGTAACACCCGGTCTGATTCGGTTGTCGGTTGGCTTAGAAAACATTGATGACATTATCGAAGACCTTACACAGGCATTGGATAAATCCAAAAACGCATAAAAATACACAAAAAAGGTTGAACTTTTGTTCAACCTTTTTTATTTGTTTATTTTACCGGAACAAGCTTGATTGCGGAAGCACGTACATTCATGCCGCCATCAATAGACTGTCCTGTGCAGGTATAAATGACTTCAGAGCTTGCAGGGTCGGTTACATCAATTTCCCCAACCAATGCCCAGCCTGCCTGCGCTGTAGCAACCTCTGCTTCACTCTTTAAAGCAAAGGACACTTTACCGATTACAGACTCTCCTGTTTTTGTTTTGAAAACAGGTTCAATATATCCGATTGTCGAAATATAGGGAGAAGCCCAGTAGTATACTTTATACTTGCCCGCCACTACTTTTTTCAACGGGAACGATGCTGTTTCGCCCGGCTTGTTTACCCAGTAATGCACACCGCCATCATAGCCGGGTGCTACTTTTGAACTTTTCCAGCCACTGCTGAGTACTGCCGGAATAACAATTTCACCGTCATACGAGGTGTTGTCAACAGGTGACAATTTAGAAGCCTCGGGTGTGGCAGAAGATGCCGATTCCTTGGCAATTTGCCAATCGATAGGTCCACCGTTTTCTACGCGGGTACCGAAATGTGTTTTGGCAGGATCATTTACATCTTCGGGTTTCTGCCAAACACGAACATAGTCAATAACCTGTGCGGTATTTTCCATATAGGGTTCCGCATACTCGGTATCGGGAAGCGAGCCTTCCGGAAGATTCAATGCGGAAGACAAAATGGGAAACTGTAATTCATCAATATTCTGATTGGGAACCGTGAAAATCACCATACCATCAAAGTAGTAAATCAATTCCTGTTCGTTCCACTCTATTGCGTAGGTGTGATAATCTGCCGACAAATCATACTCACTGTAATATCTTTCAGAGGTAGACACACGCTTGCCTAAAGTGTCGTTATGTAAGGTAGTTGCAACCACATTCGGATATCTGCCTTCATTGATATCAACCTCAAAATGCTGATCCTTTGCACCGGTGGAATGTACATTTTCCACCCAGTTTACATAGGTCCAGAATGCATTGTTGATATTCGGAGAAGCTGCGATTTTATAACGTGCTTCCCAGTAACCGTACTTCTGTGCAAACACAGAGGAACGCACCCATACAGAGCCGGTAGACCATTCCTTGTCCCCTCTGTTCTCTCTTTCACGCAAGGTCATAAGCGAAAGCGCACCGTCTTTCACAACCGCATTTTCAGGCCAACGACCACCAAGTAAGTTGCTCGGCGAACGATTATCGGAAGACCATACGCCCCAGTCTAAGCTATCGCCGAAGAATTCATCATTAAAGGTCATTATCCATTCCTGATTTGTCGGCGGGCCTGCCCATACAAACTGTTGCATAAATCTCTTTAAGATTACTGCGCCCTGTGCTCTTGTTGCATTATCCAATGCAGAAACGGTTGTTTCGGAAGTACCCTTGATGATACCTGTTTTGATTAAATATTTAAGCGCTTCTTCTGCCCAATCGGATACAGAATCGGTGTCTGTAAATTTCACATAATCATCGGGCATAGATTTAAGCCATTCGTCGTTTTTGCCGGTTGCTTTGATTGCGTTGTATGTAAAGAGTGCCATTTCCTGACGAGTAATGGGCTGGTTCGGCTTAAAGCCGTCATCGGTCGGCAAACCGTTTAATAAGCCGTTTGCTTTTGCGGTTGCCACGTAAGGTGCGTACCACTCTGTAGCCGGAACGTCTGCGTAAGATTCGCCTGAAATTAAGTTGTAGCCCATTGCACGGTCTAAAATGGTTACATATTCGGCGCGGGTAATCTGTGCTTCGGGGTCAAATAAGCCTTCGCCAACGCCCGAAACCAATCCTTCGTTTGCCATATACTCTACATCGTAATGCGCCCAATGGTCTGCCATATCGGAAAAAGCGTTTAAGGGGGCGCAATCCGAACGAACAGCATCACGTTTTTCATCCGGTGTTACATACACGGTTGTACCGGAATCTGCATAGGTAAAACGTATGGTCGATGCTCTGGTATTCTTTCCGAGCTCCGAGTCCTCTTCAGGCTTCACACAAACAAGCTTTACAAACTCTGTTTCGGGATTGCCTGCAAAATCAAAGGTACCTAAGGATACCCATTCGCTCTTGGTAAGAGTTGTGGGATCTAAGATTTTTTCATCTACTTTGCCGTTGTGATGTACTTCGTATTTAACCTGCGGATTCTGATTCGCTTTCCAGTACAAAAGATATACAGAAACCTCAATGTTACCGGCATCAGTCATTTCGGGATAGTAAGTCATGGTTGCTTTTTCATCTACACCCGAAATCCACATAGTCTGCGGAGAAGCCGCCATAGGTCCTAAAATCGTGGTAGAAGAACGCCAATGGCTGTCACCGCCTGTCCAGATGCAGTAGCCTGTAAGCGGACCATCGATGGATTTTACATCCGAAACAGTTTCTTCCTCTTTCACTTCTTCTTTCGGTGCAGACGTATCGGTAAGCGGTTTATCGGTAGGAACCAGTTTAATGGCGCTGGCACGAACATTGCCGCCGTCTACTGTCATAGAGAAGTTTTCCTCACCCTTGCCTGCAAAATCATAAACGCCGAGAGAAAGCCAACCGGGCGCAACCGTTTCGTCCTCCTTGATTTTCGTATCAATTATTACGGTATCTTCTTTTCCGTTATGCTT
It encodes:
- the murJ gene encoding murein biosynthesis integral membrane protein MurJ codes for the protein MKNSVRTVGNIFFIIFFSKLLGQVREMMIAGSYGTENLANAFMTATQIPLNFFDLILGAAIVSAFVPVFNEFYEKDGFEHANGFANNFVGVITVISVVISVLGVIFSGTLIGVMASGFDAETSLLASKLLKIMFPSMIFTAVAYTYAGVLQSLGQFNAPAAMSIVSNGISILYLLLFKDKYGITGLAVSMLIGWLMQLVLLIPYLIRFKFKFGFRLNFKDPGMIKVYKLAIPILLSSWVQPLNVLFNTHLASYLEGGASVINYANKLYLIIASVFTVAITNMILPELSRLFVSGEKEQAGQVIGNSLKATTLFILPIMFLFIVFAEPIVRIIYQSGAFDERSVELTAAALLCYSIGMLGFAWQEVLNKSFYSMQISKIPMQTAFLAIAINVLVSLALFKSVGVAGLATASAISAIFSGVTLFIRMTKANQFLPVKQVLVSFLKGFISAVVSAGVAKIICKLLVPAQAGRIVLLFAVGTICLFAIILYVLLLLLFRCEELKVLKTMMFKKKGENDA
- a CDS encoding IreB family regulatory phosphoprotein, whose translation is MDNKFETVKFTLGMDSKKQAREIMDNVYQSLKEKGYNPISQIVGYILSGDPSYITSYNNARGIITRLERDELLEEIIKEYLSYSQE
- a CDS encoding phenylalanine--tRNA ligase subunit beta, which gives rise to MKLPISWLKDYVDIDISAKELADAMTMSGSMVEGIENHGEDVLNVKTGRIVKVEKHENADKMVVCQVDIGSETVQIVTAATNVFEGAIVPVALDGAKLPGGIKIKTTKLRGVDSFGMFCSVAELNITVHDYPNAIEDGILILEEGTPIGVDICDVLGLNDDILEFEITSNRPDCMNAIGLGRETAVTLRKPFKKPVVPMEKDAGETGKMFEVVVDEPELCPRYCAKIVKNVKIKPSPAWLRNRLRACGVRPINNIVDITNYVMLEYGQPMHAFDMRFLEDNKIVVKRAKDGDKFMTLDGQERILTSEMLTICDGKKAVAVAGVMGGENSEIKEDTVDILFEGANFNYSSIRKTSKTLGLRTESSSRFDKGLDPEMAPLSVQRACELVKALGAGDVVEGMIDVNFTSGEKRRLPFEPEKMNAFLGLDVSKEYMIDILEKLEFEFDGDTLLVPSFRDEIKRMADVAEEIGRFYGYDKLPATVMCGTVIPFAKTKSEKTDAKIKKVLSESGYYEALTYTFMSPSEYDKICLPEGDVLRDAVKISNPLGEDTSIMRTTILPSMLTSLGLNYSKRNAVVRLFEVGKVFLKSGEKLPREPKKVVLGAYGDCDFYSVKGDVDALLDALFIEKVSYEPCTDNPSFHPGRCAFIYANGNEIGILGEIHPTVADNYEIETKAYVAILDFDALVANQNNNVTYKKLPKFPAVTRDLAVLCRDDIPVGHMQETIKKYGGKILEDVQLFDIYKGKQIPDDMKSVAFSITFRASDRTLVDEDVNKAFNKIVDKLNAEHGAELRL
- the pheS gene encoding phenylalanine--tRNA ligase subunit alpha produces the protein MRDRLEQIKNSAVQELNVAESKEQLEEIRLKYLGKKGELTQVLRMMGGLSAEERPVMGQLANVVRNEIEGLLEEKNKNVAALELAKQLKEEALDVTIPGKKALRGGRHPLAQIKEELSEIFMSMGFSVAEGPDVELDHYNFEALNIPKGHPARDTQDTFYIDEDVVLRTQTSPVQIRVMENKKPPIRIVAPGMVYRSDTADATHSPVFHQMEGLVVDKGITMADLKGTLEEFCRLLYGPETKTRFRPHHFPFTEPSAEVDVSCFVCGGKGCRVCKGEGWIEILGAGMVHPKVLEVCGIDPDEYSGFAFGIGLERVAMRKYDIDDIRLFYENDVKFLKQF
- a CDS encoding TIGR04086 family membrane protein, translating into MPSVKILKNGKGEQENFKTSHLVKSVVCSALFAIVFLLIGAAVFQFFGISQKYIPVTAKIILLLSAFSGGICSGLMRKNNGYMFGAVTGLLYALLLLAISILSKMYDSSLLSTFLSVFLCVLSGAIGGILGINIKRKKKRKRNP
- the yajC gene encoding preprotein translocase subunit YajC; amino-acid sequence: MATINGLLGGSGGMILYFVVIIAVFYFLLIRPQKKREKEAKNMMEALKKGDRIVTIGGFYGRIVSVKDDVVVINLGGDNKVKIEKSAVRTVVKASDADEEDAQDDAE
- a CDS encoding YdcF family protein, whose product is MWGIFYRKIRTKTQSGILKYLKWMIVTGLVAEALLVAGITFYGLTDTVDYKEDAAIILGAGIHGEKVSSALKQRLDTAVLYLENNPDALLVVTGGQGTGEAVTEAYAMEKYLLECGVPANKILKEEKATSTNENMLYSKKLLDKHLGTQYKVAIITNHFHIYRGVSYAQKNGFLNPTHVHAGLKWYNLAPCFLRESLAVLKMWILD
- a CDS encoding O-acetylhomoserine aminocarboxypropyltransferase/cysteine synthase, translated to MKFESKCLHSGYTPGNGEPQATPIYQSTTFRYQSTEHVAKLFDLTENGFFYSRLANPTVDMVEKKIADLEGGVGAMCTSSGQSASFMSLVNILGAGDHFIASAAIYGGTFNLFNVTMRKLGIDVTFVDNYASEEDIQKEIRPNTKAIFGETITNPSIEIFDIEKFANIAHKNNIPLIVDNTFATPYLCRPIEFGADIVIHSTTKYMDGHAIQMGGVIVDSGNFDWAASGKFPEFTVPDDSYHGVIYTETFGNMAYIVKARVQLMRDFGCNQTPMGAFYVSQGLETLPIRMERHSKNAEKVAAFLEARDDVEFVTYPSLDSYKHKELAKKYLPNGYSGVIAFSLKGGRKAGEVFIDSLKLASLVVHVADIRTCVLHPASSTHRQLSEEQLLEGGVTPGLIRLSVGLENIDDIIEDLTQALDKSKNA
- a CDS encoding S-layer homology domain-containing protein; the protein is MKKIVASVLVLCMMISCVPVFAASVASQQTYSTEKLDGEMVIPVTNTVGTWKDSKAVLNYDGAGHTYSQTNGDCATYVIRDIKAGNYELYYWAMPHQKNSSKNTGIIKHNGKEDTVIIDTKIKEDETVAPGWLSLGVYDFAGKGEENFSMTVDGGNVRASAIKLVPTDKPLTDTSAPKEEVKEEETVSDVKSIDGPLTGYCIWTGGDSHWRSSTTILGPMAASPQTMWISGVDEKATMTYYPEMTDAGNIEVSVYLLYWKANQNPQVKYEVHHNGKVDEKILDPTTLTKSEWVSLGTFDFAGNPETEFVKLVCVKPEEDSELGKNTRASTIRFTYADSGTTVYVTPDEKRDAVRSDCAPLNAFSDMADHWAHYDVEYMANEGLVSGVGEGLFDPEAQITRAEYVTILDRAMGYNLISGESYADVPATEWYAPYVATAKANGLLNGLPTDDGFKPNQPITRQEMALFTYNAIKATGKNDEWLKSMPDDYVKFTDTDSVSDWAEEALKYLIKTGIIKGTSETTVSALDNATRAQGAVILKRFMQQFVWAGPPTNQEWIMTFNDEFFGDSLDWGVWSSDNRSPSNLLGGRWPENAVVKDGALSLMTLRERENRGDKEWSTGSVWVRSSVFAQKYGYWEARYKIAASPNINNAFWTYVNWVENVHSTGAKDQHFEVDINEGRYPNVVATTLHNDTLGKRVSTSERYYSEYDLSADYHTYAIEWNEQELIYYFDGMVIFTVPNQNIDELQFPILSSALNLPEGSLPDTEYAEPYMENTAQVIDYVRVWQKPEDVNDPAKTHFGTRVENGGPIDWQIAKESASSATPEASKLSPVDNTSYDGEIVIPAVLSSGWKSSKVAPGYDGGVHYWVNKPGETASFPLKKVVAGKYKVYYWASPYISTIGYIEPVFKTKTGESVIGKVSFALKSEAEVATAQAGWALVGEIDVTDPASSEVIYTCTGQSIDGGMNVRASAIKLVPVK